In Pseudodesulfovibrio hydrargyri, a single window of DNA contains:
- a CDS encoding HDOD domain-containing protein has protein sequence MNNDVRQTLLEAVERMPAFPESVHQILELSGDINCSQKDLVEVIKKDPVFTLKILRLVNSPYFGLSREISSINHASVYLGLNTLKNVSLGLAAVGAIPRSASDRLDMGAFWLHSLAVAACASMLGRKLGVSRDDVANYFAAGLLHDIGKVVFALYLPDRFQTAIRLAAEPGSSLHRCELEVIGATHADIGGLLAEKWHLPGELRETIASHHSMGEGGDFMLTDCLFTANQISKKLSFGSAGDFHVEPLPAGVVNRLGMTMDELIADLPSLGEEVENARIFIKLGESR, from the coding sequence ATGAACAACGACGTCAGACAGACATTGCTCGAGGCCGTGGAGCGGATGCCCGCGTTTCCCGAGAGTGTGCATCAGATCCTGGAGCTGTCCGGGGACATCAACTGCTCTCAGAAGGACTTGGTCGAGGTCATCAAGAAGGACCCGGTTTTCACCCTCAAGATTTTGCGTCTGGTCAACTCTCCCTATTTCGGACTGTCCAGGGAGATCTCCTCCATCAACCACGCCAGCGTCTACCTCGGCCTGAACACCCTGAAGAACGTGTCCCTCGGGCTGGCCGCGGTGGGGGCCATTCCCCGTTCCGCCTCGGACCGGCTGGACATGGGCGCGTTCTGGCTCCATTCCCTGGCCGTGGCCGCCTGCGCGTCCATGCTCGGCCGAAAGCTCGGGGTCTCCCGCGACGACGTGGCCAACTATTTCGCGGCCGGGCTGCTCCACGACATCGGCAAGGTGGTCTTCGCCCTGTACTTGCCCGACCGGTTTCAGACCGCCATCCGCCTGGCCGCCGAGCCGGGAAGTTCCCTGCATCGCTGCGAGCTGGAGGTCATTGGGGCCACCCACGCGGACATCGGCGGGCTGCTGGCCGAGAAGTGGCACCTGCCCGGCGAGTTGCGGGAAACCATCGCATCCCACCATTCCATGGGAGAGGGCGGGGACTTCATGCTCACCGACTGCCTGTTCACCGCCAACCAGATCAGCAAGAAGCTGTCCTTCGGCTCTGCGGGCGATTTCCATGTGGAGCCGCTGCCCGCGGGCGTCGTCAACCGGCTGGGCATGACCATGGACGAACTCATCGCGGATTTGCCTTCCCTGGGCGAGGAGGTCGAGAACGCGCGCATCTTCATCAAGCTCGGGGAGTCCCGCTGA
- a CDS encoding response regulator: MKALIVDDDFYSRNMIHEILRQVAKCDIAVNGEEAIEAFRRGLLDGEPYDLICLDLLMPELDGQQALREIRTLEQENGVSPHRESKVIVTTMLADEKETHDAFFLGGATSYLVKPIDEAKLMEEIKSLGLI, encoded by the coding sequence ATGAAAGCGTTGATCGTGGATGACGATTTTTATAGCCGGAACATGATTCACGAAATATTGCGTCAGGTCGCCAAATGCGACATCGCCGTGAACGGCGAGGAGGCCATCGAGGCATTCCGTCGGGGCCTGCTCGACGGGGAGCCCTACGACCTGATCTGCCTCGACCTGCTCATGCCCGAACTGGACGGCCAGCAGGCCCTGCGCGAAATCCGCACCCTGGAGCAGGAGAACGGCGTCAGCCCGCACCGTGAATCCAAGGTCATCGTCACCACCATGCTCGCGGACGAGAAGGAGACGCACGACGCCTTCTTCCTTGGCGGGGCCACTTCCTACCTGGTCAAGCCCATCGACGAGGCCAAGCTCATGGAAGAGATCAAGAGCCTCGGCCTCATCTGA
- a CDS encoding FeoA family protein, with protein MQKPLTEFPTGSVVRIAGIDGGRQARARMLAMGMTPGCPVEVLSGGSNGCRVRVRGSDVVLCCGLAGKILAVPDDSDEGPRCSCCPGPHARAS; from the coding sequence ATGCAAAAGCCTTTGACCGAGTTTCCGACAGGGTCCGTGGTTCGAATAGCCGGTATAGACGGCGGCCGTCAGGCGCGCGCCCGCATGCTCGCCATGGGCATGACCCCCGGCTGTCCGGTGGAGGTCTTGAGCGGCGGCTCCAACGGATGCCGCGTGCGCGTGCGCGGCTCGGACGTGGTCCTCTGCTGTGGCCTGGCTGGAAAGATCCTGGCCGTGCCCGATGACTCCGACGAAGGCCCCCGTTGCTCCTGCTGCCCCGGCCCCCACGCCAGGGCCTCCTAG
- the carB gene encoding carbamoyl-phosphate synthase large subunit, with amino-acid sequence MPKRTDIKKIMLIGSGPIVIGQACEFDYSGTQALKALKEEGYEVVLVNSNPASIMTDPELADATYIEPIEPETVARIIEKERPDALLPTLGGQTGLNTALAVADMGVLDKFGVELIGANIDVINKAESREEFREAMRNIGLGMPESGICHNMDDVREWGEKIPFPIIVRPAYTLGGSGGGVAYNMEELEQICSNGLALSMKHEIMLERSILGWKEYELEVMRDKKDNCVIICSIENLDPMGVHTGDSVTVAPAQTLTDDEYQRLRDASLAVMREIGVETGGSNVQFAINPEDGELIIIEMNPRVSRSSALASKATGFPIAKIAAKLAVGYTLDEIPNDITRETMASFEPAIDYCVVKIPRFTFEKFPGTEDYLTTAMKSVGETMAIGRTFKEALQKGLRSLETGHPGLGEQFDNCDIDRNEVLRLLRRPNSQRLYALRNALNCGMTEEEVFEATKIDPWFLRQFKDIVDMEHALIDFGKREGVTAEAEGMAEMLRKAKEYGYSDPQLASMWRTSEDAVRSLRKELGIEPTYYLVDTCAAEFEAYTPYYYSTYETGQENVREDRKKIVILGGGPNRIGQGIEFDYCCCHSSFTLKEMGVESIMVNSNPETVSTDYDTSDKLYFEPLTFEDVMNIIEFEKPDGVIVQFGGQTPLNLALRLMNAGVPLIGTSPDAIDRAEDRERFKQFLNKLNLKQPPNGTAMSMVQAREIAEKLTFPLVLRPSYVLGGRGMDIVYSMDEFDHYFRHSALVSPEHPTLIDKFLEYAIEVDVDALADGEDVYIGGVMEHIEEAGIHSGDSASVLPPYSLSAELIREIERQTVAMAKELGVVGLMNVQFAIKDNEVYIIEVNPRASRTVPFVSKATGVPLAKMATRVMLGEKLKDLKPWELRKKGHVSVKESVFPFNRFPNVDVLLGPEMRSTGEVMGIDPSFGLAYMKSQLAAGQKLPTSGTVFMSVNDWDKSKIVLVAKDFEAMGFKVAATGGTADFLMEKGVNVEKVHKVHEGQRPHVVDHIKNGAFDLVINTPSGKKTVGDAKMIRQNALLYDIPYTTTVSGARAVVQAICELRQTGLQVKSLQEYYG; translated from the coding sequence ATGCCCAAACGCACAGATATCAAGAAGATCATGTTGATCGGGTCCGGCCCCATTGTCATCGGCCAGGCCTGCGAGTTCGACTACTCCGGTACCCAGGCCCTCAAGGCGCTCAAGGAGGAGGGGTACGAGGTGGTCCTGGTCAACTCCAACCCGGCCTCCATCATGACGGACCCGGAGCTGGCCGATGCGACCTACATCGAGCCCATAGAGCCCGAAACCGTAGCCCGAATCATTGAAAAAGAGCGTCCCGACGCTCTTTTGCCGACTTTGGGGGGGCAAACCGGGTTGAACACGGCCCTGGCCGTGGCCGACATGGGCGTGCTCGACAAGTTCGGCGTGGAGCTCATCGGCGCCAACATCGACGTCATCAACAAGGCGGAATCCCGTGAGGAATTCCGCGAGGCCATGCGCAACATCGGCCTGGGCATGCCCGAGAGCGGCATCTGCCACAACATGGACGACGTGCGCGAGTGGGGCGAGAAGATCCCGTTCCCGATCATCGTCCGGCCCGCCTATACCCTGGGCGGCTCCGGCGGCGGCGTGGCCTACAACATGGAGGAGCTGGAACAGATCTGCTCCAACGGGCTGGCCCTGTCCATGAAGCACGAGATCATGCTCGAGCGCTCCATCCTCGGCTGGAAGGAGTACGAGCTGGAGGTCATGCGGGACAAGAAGGACAACTGCGTGATCATCTGCTCCATCGAGAACCTGGATCCCATGGGCGTGCACACCGGCGACTCGGTCACCGTGGCCCCGGCCCAGACCCTGACCGACGACGAGTATCAGCGCCTCAGGGACGCGTCGCTCGCGGTCATGCGCGAGATCGGCGTGGAGACCGGCGGGTCCAACGTCCAGTTCGCCATCAACCCCGAGGACGGCGAGCTGATCATCATCGAGATGAACCCGCGCGTGTCCCGGTCGTCGGCCCTGGCCTCCAAGGCCACCGGCTTTCCCATCGCCAAGATCGCGGCCAAGCTGGCCGTGGGCTACACCCTGGACGAGATTCCCAACGACATCACCCGCGAGACCATGGCCTCGTTCGAACCGGCCATCGACTACTGCGTGGTCAAGATACCCCGCTTCACCTTCGAGAAGTTCCCGGGCACCGAGGACTACCTGACCACGGCCATGAAGTCCGTGGGCGAGACCATGGCCATCGGTCGGACTTTCAAGGAAGCGCTGCAGAAGGGATTGCGTTCGCTCGAGACCGGCCACCCCGGCCTGGGCGAGCAGTTCGACAACTGCGACATCGACCGCAACGAGGTCCTCAGGCTCCTGCGCCGTCCCAACTCCCAGCGGCTGTACGCCCTGCGCAACGCGCTCAACTGCGGCATGACCGAGGAGGAAGTCTTCGAGGCCACCAAGATCGACCCGTGGTTCCTGCGCCAGTTCAAGGACATCGTCGACATGGAGCACGCGCTCATCGACTTCGGCAAGCGCGAGGGCGTGACCGCGGAGGCCGAGGGTATGGCCGAAATGCTTAGGAAGGCCAAGGAATACGGCTATTCCGACCCGCAGCTGGCGTCCATGTGGCGGACCAGCGAGGACGCGGTGCGCAGCCTTCGCAAGGAGCTGGGCATCGAGCCGACCTACTACCTGGTCGACACCTGCGCCGCCGAGTTCGAGGCCTACACCCCGTACTATTATTCCACCTACGAGACCGGGCAGGAGAACGTCCGCGAGGACCGCAAGAAGATCGTCATCCTGGGCGGCGGTCCCAACCGCATCGGCCAGGGCATCGAGTTCGACTACTGCTGCTGCCACTCCTCCTTCACGCTGAAAGAGATGGGCGTGGAGTCGATCATGGTCAACTCCAACCCGGAGACGGTCTCCACCGACTACGACACCTCGGACAAGCTCTACTTCGAGCCCCTGACCTTCGAGGACGTCATGAACATCATCGAGTTCGAGAAGCCGGACGGAGTCATCGTCCAGTTCGGCGGCCAGACCCCGCTCAACCTGGCGCTGCGGCTGATGAACGCGGGCGTGCCCTTGATAGGCACCAGCCCGGACGCCATCGACCGCGCCGAGGACCGCGAGCGGTTCAAGCAGTTCCTGAACAAGCTGAACCTCAAGCAGCCGCCCAACGGCACGGCCATGTCCATGGTCCAGGCCCGCGAGATCGCTGAGAAGCTGACCTTCCCGCTGGTCCTGCGCCCGTCCTATGTGCTCGGCGGCCGGGGCATGGACATCGTCTACTCCATGGACGAGTTCGACCACTACTTCCGCCATTCGGCCTTGGTCTCCCCGGAGCACCCGACCCTGATCGACAAGTTCCTCGAATACGCCATCGAGGTGGACGTGGACGCCCTGGCCGACGGCGAGGACGTGTACATCGGCGGGGTCATGGAGCACATCGAGGAGGCGGGCATCCACTCTGGCGACTCCGCCTCGGTGCTGCCGCCGTATTCGCTGTCCGCCGAGCTGATCCGCGAGATCGAGCGACAGACCGTGGCCATGGCCAAGGAACTGGGCGTGGTCGGGCTGATGAACGTTCAGTTCGCCATCAAGGACAACGAGGTCTACATCATCGAGGTCAACCCGCGCGCCTCGCGCACGGTGCCCTTCGTGTCCAAGGCCACGGGCGTGCCCCTGGCCAAGATGGCCACGAGGGTCATGCTCGGCGAGAAGCTCAAGGACCTGAAGCCCTGGGAGCTGCGCAAGAAAGGCCACGTCTCGGTCAAGGAGTCGGTCTTCCCGTTCAACCGCTTCCCCAACGTGGACGTCCTGCTCGGACCCGAGATGCGTTCCACCGGCGAAGTCATGGGCATCGACCCGAGCTTCGGCCTGGCCTACATGAAGTCGCAGCTGGCCGCGGGCCAGAAGCTGCCGACCAGCGGCACGGTCTTCATGTCCGTCAACGACTGGGACAAGTCCAAGATCGTGCTGGTGGCCAAGGACTTCGAGGCCATGGGCTTCAAGGTGGCGGCCACGGGCGGCACGGCCGACTTCCTCATGGAGAAGGGCGTCAACGTGGAAAAGGTCCACAAGGTCCACGAGGGCCAGCGGCCCCACGTGGTAGACCACATCAAGAACGGGGCGTTCGACCTGGTCATCAACACGCCTTCGGGCAAGAAGACCGTGGGCGACGCCAAGATGATCCGCCAGAACGCGCTGCTGTACGACATCCCCTACACCACCACGGTGTCCGGGGCCCGCGCGGTGGTGCAGGCCATATGCGAACTCAGACAAACCGGGCTGCAAGTGAAGAGCCTGCAAGAATATTACGGCTAG
- the metG gene encoding methionine--tRNA ligase → MQRFYITTPIYYVNAKPHLGHAYTTTVADSLNRFHRLMGEETYFLTGTDEHGDKIVQAAESNGQTPQEYVDVISKLFKDLWPNMNISNNDFIRTTEPRHKEVVRQILQKVYDAGDIYFGEYGGHYCFGCERFYTEKELVNGLCPDHQTKPEYIAEKNYFFKMSKYRDWLLEHINQNPDFIRPERYRNEVVSLLESGELEDLCISRPKSRLTWGIELPFDADYVTYVWFDALINYVAALGWPDGEKFKKFWPVANHMVAKDILKPHAIFWPTMLKAAGIEPYQHLNVHGYWLVEDTKMSKSIGNVVEPLAMKDAYGLDAFRYFLLREMSFGQDSSFSEKALVGRLNADLANDLGNLFNRTLSMTHKYFGGQIPRPDVEDVVDAEIKKIGQDAMQSFQDFFSELKFSRALEGLWELVRGLNKYIDETAPWALFKAGNTGRLSTVIYVLLENMRKIAVHLWPVMPEASEKMLEQLGIAFAPEKVNLPKELDVWGLIESDITVAETSNLFPRVDLPAEEAPAEPAKKAKKTPKKDKAEETVCEIEFEDFQKLDLRVGTVREVEKHPDADRLLLVKVDTGDKDLRQVVAGLADYFEPADLVGKQVVVVANLKPRKLRKQLSQGMVLAVKTDKGMELLTPTGQVPPGSKVS, encoded by the coding sequence TTGCAACGCTTTTACATCACCACGCCCATTTACTATGTGAACGCCAAACCCCACCTGGGCCACGCGTACACCACCACGGTGGCCGATTCCCTGAATCGCTTCCACCGGCTCATGGGCGAGGAGACCTACTTTCTGACCGGCACCGACGAACACGGCGACAAGATCGTCCAGGCCGCGGAAAGCAACGGACAGACGCCCCAGGAGTATGTTGACGTCATCAGCAAGCTCTTCAAGGACCTCTGGCCGAACATGAACATTTCCAACAACGACTTTATCCGGACCACCGAGCCCCGGCACAAGGAAGTGGTCCGTCAGATCCTGCAGAAGGTCTACGACGCCGGAGACATCTACTTCGGCGAATACGGCGGCCACTACTGCTTCGGCTGCGAGCGGTTCTACACCGAGAAGGAACTGGTCAACGGACTCTGCCCGGACCACCAGACCAAGCCCGAGTACATCGCGGAGAAGAACTACTTCTTCAAGATGTCCAAGTACCGCGACTGGCTCCTGGAGCACATCAACCAGAACCCCGACTTCATCCGGCCCGAACGCTACCGCAACGAGGTCGTGTCCCTGCTCGAGTCCGGCGAACTCGAGGACCTGTGCATCTCCCGGCCCAAGTCCCGCCTGACATGGGGCATCGAACTGCCGTTCGACGCCGACTACGTGACCTACGTCTGGTTCGACGCGCTGATCAACTACGTGGCCGCTCTGGGCTGGCCCGATGGTGAGAAGTTCAAGAAATTCTGGCCCGTGGCCAATCACATGGTGGCCAAGGACATCCTCAAACCCCACGCCATCTTCTGGCCGACCATGCTCAAGGCCGCCGGCATCGAGCCGTACCAGCACCTCAACGTGCACGGCTACTGGCTGGTGGAAGACACCAAGATGTCCAAGTCCATCGGCAACGTGGTCGAGCCCCTGGCCATGAAGGACGCCTACGGCCTGGACGCCTTCCGCTATTTCCTGCTGCGCGAGATGTCCTTCGGCCAGGACTCCAGCTTTTCCGAAAAGGCCCTGGTCGGCCGCCTCAACGCGGACCTGGCCAACGACCTGGGCAACCTGTTCAACCGCACCCTGTCCATGACCCACAAGTACTTCGGCGGCCAAATCCCCCGCCCGGACGTGGAGGACGTGGTCGACGCGGAGATCAAGAAGATCGGCCAGGACGCCATGCAGTCCTTCCAGGACTTCTTCTCCGAGCTGAAGTTCTCCCGCGCCCTGGAAGGGCTCTGGGAATTGGTGCGCGGCCTGAACAAGTACATCGACGAGACCGCGCCCTGGGCCCTGTTCAAGGCCGGGAACACCGGGCGGCTGTCCACGGTCATCTACGTGCTCCTCGAGAACATGCGCAAGATCGCCGTGCACCTGTGGCCGGTCATGCCCGAGGCGTCCGAGAAGATGCTCGAACAACTCGGCATCGCGTTTGCCCCGGAAAAGGTCAACCTGCCCAAGGAACTGGACGTCTGGGGACTGATCGAGTCCGACATCACCGTGGCCGAGACCTCCAACCTCTTCCCCCGCGTGGACCTGCCCGCCGAGGAAGCTCCGGCCGAGCCAGCCAAGAAGGCCAAGAAGACCCCCAAGAAGGACAAAGCCGAGGAAACCGTCTGCGAGATCGAGTTCGAGGATTTCCAGAAGCTCGACCTGCGCGTGGGCACGGTCCGGGAGGTGGAGAAACACCCGGACGCCGACCGGCTCCTGCTGGTCAAGGTCGATACCGGCGACAAGGACCTGCGCCAGGTGGTCGCGGGATTGGCCGATTATTTCGAGCCCGCCGACCTCGTCGGCAAACAGGTCGTGGTGGTCGCCAACCTCAAGCCCCGCAAGCTGCGCAAGCAGCTCTCCCAGGGCATGGTCCTGGCCGTCAAGACCGACAAAGGGATGGAACTCCTCACCCCCACCGGCCAAGTCCCCCCGGGCAGCAAAGTCAGCTAG
- a CDS encoding MBL fold metallo-hydrolase, producing MRVRFRGTRGSLPVPGPETLKYGGNTSCIEVRADGGGLLVLDAGTGIRELGGELAAEGPVSCDIFITHVHWDHISGLPFFMPLFTPGSRVTVHGPGDPLNMTGIEAALSRQMEYPFFPVRTAELAADIRYRTLAEGETVDLGFARVTPLLMNHPAPNFGYLVRCDGRSLFFTGDHEPFSNIYSPGDEDFNVYEALVAERRRAVLDLLRGVDLLIVDGQYTPEEYRLKKGWGHGSMQSALELARAAGVGMAVLTHHDVNRTDEDLDGLDAWLRARWKDRGVRFELAREGMELEP from the coding sequence ATGCGCGTCCGGTTCCGGGGCACGCGCGGCTCCCTGCCCGTTCCCGGGCCGGAGACCCTCAAGTACGGCGGCAACACCTCCTGCATTGAGGTGCGCGCCGACGGCGGCGGCCTGCTCGTCCTCGACGCGGGCACCGGCATCCGGGAGCTGGGGGGCGAGCTGGCGGCCGAAGGGCCCGTGTCCTGCGACATCTTCATCACCCACGTCCACTGGGATCATATCTCCGGGCTGCCGTTCTTCATGCCTCTGTTCACGCCCGGCAGCCGGGTGACCGTGCACGGGCCGGGCGATCCGCTGAACATGACCGGCATCGAGGCCGCCCTGTCGCGGCAGATGGAGTACCCGTTCTTTCCGGTGCGGACCGCCGAGCTGGCGGCCGACATCCGATACCGCACCCTGGCCGAGGGCGAGACCGTGGACCTGGGATTCGCCCGGGTCACGCCCCTGCTCATGAACCATCCTGCTCCGAATTTCGGATACCTGGTGCGTTGCGACGGCCGTTCCCTGTTTTTCACCGGCGACCACGAGCCGTTCTCCAACATCTATTCGCCGGGGGACGAGGACTTTAACGTCTACGAGGCCCTGGTGGCCGAGCGCAGGCGGGCCGTCCTCGACCTGCTGCGCGGGGTGGACCTGCTGATTGTCGACGGCCAGTACACCCCGGAGGAGTACCGGCTCAAAAAGGGCTGGGGCCACGGCTCCATGCAGTCGGCCCTGGAACTGGCCCGCGCGGCCGGGGTGGGCATGGCTGTGCTGACCCACCACGACGTGAACCGGACGGACGAGGACCTGGACGGGCTGGACGCCTGGCTGCGGGCCCGCTGGAAGGACCGGGGCGTGCGCTTCGAACTGGCCCGGGAGGGCATGGAGCTCGAACCGTGA
- a CDS encoding PSP1 domain-containing protein, whose translation MSQTLGVKFNDYGQVYYFGSGPFVVREGQHVIVKTDQGMGLGKVILVRQAPKEMDDEDPEGHAAIYRLANEKDMEAVAENEVLSKDAFKFCRACINTHKLGMKLVDVEVFFDRSKMVFYFTAPGRIDFRELIKDLVKEYRTRIELRQIGVRHETQMLGAIGNCGQMCCCRRFMRKFVPVTIKMAKEQNLFLNPTKISGICGRLLCCLSFEQKGYEEFHRMCPRVGKKYQTSLGQMKVLRSNFFKKSLSLLDESFEEQEVSIDEWNEIVNKPPSDEAKAEAKARAAVPQARRGGRRPPRPETGGSQSGEPGPSDSENPPSAREARPARDDRKRRPRKETPYKADASEPGPEQAASGPDAGEADDAKSKRGRRPRRRRRRPPKK comes from the coding sequence ATGAGCCAAACACTTGGTGTAAAATTCAATGACTACGGGCAGGTGTATTACTTCGGCTCCGGTCCGTTCGTAGTCCGCGAGGGCCAGCACGTCATCGTCAAGACCGACCAGGGCATGGGGCTGGGCAAGGTCATCCTCGTCCGCCAGGCGCCCAAGGAGATGGACGACGAGGACCCCGAGGGGCACGCGGCCATCTACCGGCTGGCCAACGAAAAGGACATGGAGGCCGTGGCCGAGAACGAGGTCCTGTCCAAGGATGCCTTCAAGTTCTGCCGGGCCTGCATCAACACTCACAAGCTAGGCATGAAACTGGTCGACGTGGAGGTCTTCTTCGACCGCTCCAAGATGGTCTTCTACTTCACCGCCCCCGGCCGCATCGACTTCCGCGAGTTGATCAAGGACCTGGTCAAGGAATACCGCACCCGCATCGAGCTGCGGCAGATCGGCGTGCGCCACGAGACCCAGATGCTCGGGGCCATCGGCAACTGCGGACAGATGTGCTGCTGCCGCCGGTTCATGCGCAAGTTCGTTCCCGTGACCATCAAGATGGCCAAGGAGCAGAACCTGTTCCTCAATCCCACCAAGATTTCCGGTATCTGTGGGCGGCTGCTCTGTTGCCTGAGCTTCGAGCAGAAGGGCTACGAGGAATTCCACCGCATGTGCCCGCGCGTGGGCAAGAAGTATCAGACCTCGCTCGGGCAGATGAAGGTCCTTCGTTCCAATTTCTTCAAAAAGTCCTTATCCCTGCTTGACGAGAGCTTCGAAGAGCAGGAAGTTTCCATTGACGAATGGAATGAAATAGTTAACAAGCCGCCGAGCGACGAGGCCAAGGCGGAAGCCAAGGCCCGGGCCGCCGTTCCCCAGGCACGGAGAGGCGGACGACGTCCGCCCCGGCCCGAAACGGGCGGCTCCCAATCCGGCGAGCCCGGCCCGTCCGATTCCGAGAATCCGCCCAGCGCCCGGGAAGCCAGACCGGCGCGGGACGACCGCAAGCGCCGTCCCCGCAAGGAGACGCCGTACAAGGCGGACGCTTCCGAACCGGGGCCCGAACAGGCGGCCTCCGGCCCAGACGCGGGGGAGGCGGACGACGCCAAGTCAAAGCGCGGCCGCAGGCCCAGAAGGCGCAGGCGCAGGCCTCCCAAAAAGTAA
- a CDS encoding YbgA family protein, protein MSDSIKIGVSACVAGERVRFDRTHRRNAYLAETLAKHVEFVPICPEIACGMGIPREPLRQVDCAGEIRLIGYESGKDLTAKMTKWAHRVLKGLDKEGVCGFVLRVHSPSCAVSKARIHPTDGKPPHLGPGFFTRLLQEHDPLLPVVSSEALQNAVLRENFIRRVFVLHRWRALTAKGVSIGSLVDFHTRHKMLIRAHDLRGYRELGRLLGESTLHNAETIFDKYATLLFKSLTLKATPSKNRDVLSHAAGYFKKDLDAEDKRELHAAITAYAKGKVPLLVPVTLLNHYARKYRRPYLTQQYYLNPDPAELQLLNHA, encoded by the coding sequence ATGTCCGACAGCATCAAGATCGGCGTCAGCGCCTGCGTGGCCGGGGAAAGGGTCCGTTTCGACCGCACCCACCGGCGCAACGCCTACCTGGCCGAAACCCTGGCCAAGCATGTGGAATTCGTGCCCATCTGCCCGGAGATCGCCTGCGGCATGGGCATTCCGCGCGAACCGCTCAGACAGGTGGATTGCGCGGGCGAAATCCGGCTCATCGGCTACGAGTCGGGCAAGGATCTGACCGCCAAGATGACCAAGTGGGCGCACCGCGTGCTCAAGGGACTGGACAAGGAGGGCGTTTGCGGATTCGTCCTGCGCGTGCACTCCCCGTCCTGTGCGGTGAGCAAGGCCAGGATCCACCCCACCGACGGCAAACCGCCGCATCTCGGCCCCGGCTTCTTCACCCGCCTGCTTCAGGAGCACGATCCCCTGCTGCCCGTGGTCTCCTCCGAAGCATTGCAGAACGCCGTCCTGCGCGAAAATTTCATCCGCAGGGTGTTCGTCCTGCACCGCTGGCGCGCGCTTACGGCCAAGGGAGTGTCCATCGGCAGCCTGGTGGATTTCCACACCCGGCACAAGATGCTCATCCGCGCCCATGACCTGCGCGGCTACCGGGAACTCGGCCGCCTGCTCGGCGAAAGCACCCTGCACAACGCCGAAACCATCTTCGACAAATATGCCACCCTGCTCTTCAAGTCCCTGACCCTCAAGGCCACGCCGAGCAAGAACCGCGACGTGCTTTCCCACGCGGCGGGCTACTTCAAGAAGGACCTGGACGCCGAGGACAAGCGCGAACTGCACGCCGCGATCACCGCCTACGCCAAGGGCAAGGTTCCCCTGCTCGTGCCCGTCACCCTGCTCAACCACTACGCCCGCAAATACCGCAGGCCGTACCTGACCCAGCAGTATTACCTCAATCCAGACCCCGCCGAACTCCAACTCCTCAACCACGCCTGA